A region of the Fischerella sp. PCC 9605 genome:
AATTGCTAAATAAAAAAATATTGCCGATAAAATTACACCAACTACCAAACACACTCTCCCCACCTCCCCATCTCCCCACCTCCCCACCTCCCCACCTCCCCATCTCCCCACCTCTCATCCGCAGCTAAAAAACTCCTGCACCAATTGCACCCAGAATTGCTGCTCCAAACCCAAGGCGATACCATACAAATACCCAGTTGCTTCGCCGTTGTAAAAACTTCAGCAACCAAGCGATTGATAGATACGAGAATATGAAGGTTGAGATAATACCGACAATCAGCGGCAGGAACATATGCGATTCTTCGAGTACGTCTTTAGTTTGAACCAGTGTGGCGATCGCCAGCGTTGGCAAACCTAACAAAAATGAAAATCGGGCAGCAGTTTCTCGTTGCAAACCAATAAATAGGGCTGTCGTCAGAGTTGAACCAGAACGCGAAGACCCTGGTAAAAGGGCGATCATTTGCCCTAAACCTACAATAATCCCATCTTGAATTTCTACCTCTTCAAAGCCACGCTTGCGGGAACCAAATTTCTCCGCCAAACCCAACAACGTCGCCATCATAATTGACATTGCCGCAATCATCAAGGGACTTTCTAACTCAACATCTAAAATCTTGAGTACTAAACCACCTAATAATGCCGGAAACATCCCAATCGCAATCCCCACAAACATTTTCCACTCATATCGCTGCCATTCCTTATGCTGAAATGCTAACCAAGCACCTCCCAAAATGTTGCGAATGTCTTTCCAAAAGTACATCACTACCGCAAAAACGCTACCAAGCTGAATCCCATCAACTGCGGCCTTACTCCATGTTGCCTTCCAGCCTAAAACGTCCCGAAATATTATTAGGTGAGCGGTACTGCTGATTGGTAAAAATTCCGTGATGCCTTGGACTATACCTAAAATAAATCCTTGCACTATTTCCCCAACCAAGTTGGCTTCACCCGCAACAGCATTACCAGCTGTTTGCATCAGATAATTTTCTACAGGCAATAAAAAATCCATACCGCCTACAAACATTGTCCCCATTCACCAGACTCCAGAGATAGCTACGTAACTTTACCGAATTATCCAACTTTACGTCCTTGGAGTCAGTGATTCCGGGAGACTATTTTATTGACAATATGGTTTTCTCGCTCAAAAGTCCCTGTAATTCACATCTTGCATAGCCTATGCAACTACACTGAGGCAGATCCTCCAAACCCTCACCTGCCAGGTTCAACCTGGTAACGAAAAAGAGACTCTGGCTTTTGTTGAGAAGGGTGCAAGACTCCCATGCACCGGGGCGCACAGCAAAGAATGAAAATCTCTCTTCCTATGTCCCATGCCCAATGCCCAACTTTCCAGACAGTCAATCACGGGAAAATCCCACAACCAAGGATAAAAATACCTCTTTCCCGATCCCCAATCCCCAATCCCTATTTTCAAGCTAGATATCAGTGTAATATAAAAGATACTATCATTATGCCCCAGGGGGGGATTTATGTTGTGATATCTTAAATAAGATAAAGTTAAGTAAACAATATTAAAAACTTGATTAACAATACCTTGTCTTCCCACACTGCTTCTACCTCCGTCAAGACTGACACCCAAACCCTGGAAAAACAGATAATTCCCCTGGCTCCCCCTCTCCCAGACGCGCCATGGCGCGTCTCTACATCTCTCCTCCTCTTATCTTCCTACCGCCAAACTTGGCTAGTATTTGCCGCAGCCATATTTCTGGTGTCTGTGCCAGTATTTATCGAAGCGCCCTTAGTGCGATCGCTGCCCTGGTTGAGTGTAGCCCTGACAGGTGTATGGGTGTGGCTGAGTCTCTTATTAATGTCACGTTCTGTAACATATGTTTGGGGAGATTTGCTATTCGGGTTTAGCTGGAGTTGGTTAGCAGGTTCGATTTACTGGGGTTGGTTGCGTTGGGAACCGTTATGGCATTTGCCAGTAGAATCTATCGGCTTGCCATTTGCTATATGGTGTCTGCGTCGCAATTGGGGCAAAGTCGGTAATTGGTTTTATTTGGGTTCTTTACTCGGTACAGTCTTAACCGACGTGTATTTCTACTTGGTAGATTTGATGCCCCACTGGCGACAAATTATGCGGGTAGAACCAGAGTTGGTGTCACCAATTTTACGAAATGCCGTAGCACAAATACAAACTCCTTGGGGGACAGCCTGGGCATTAATTCTTGCCTTAGTTCTTATGGCAGTGGGACTTTTGCCTTTGGGTACAAGACGACGGTACTGGTATGCCTTTAGTGGAGCAGTGTTGAGTACGATTTTGGTAGATAGTTTATTTTTGTTAGCTGCGCTTTTGGCGTAAAAATATTTTCACACAGATAACATCTCAACTAAATCTTGCTTTTTCTTCTTGTTATATCCAGAAATCCCCCGTTTTTTCGCCATGTCTTTTAGCTGTGCAACTGTCAAAGTGTTCAATATTTTGATGTCTGCGATCGCTTCTGGCATTTGTTCAGGACTCAGATAAAAAACTTCTTTGAGCGCATTTAGCTTCTTTCCTTTGGTTATGCCACATTTCAGTGTTGCGATCGGTTCCAAGTTTTTCCAGTACTTGCGTGGGGCTTCATCAATACGATTGGTGGCGATCGCTAAGTTCACTCCCTTTAACTCACTGTTGGGTTTTTCAATCAGATACTGCAATGCCGCCTGAATTTCATCTCTAGTTGCAGTTGAAAGATTGACTTTTGGTATTGACTCCCCAGTTAGAATCCTGGTTAGCTCTAATGTTTTCTCACTCTCGTCTGCAATGATGCACCAAACTCTTTCTAAACCCGCTTCCTCAGCGATCGCGTAAATAAATGAATTGCCGATGACTTCATAGCGATCTTCACCGATTTCTTTAACAATTACCGGAACCCAATTGCGACTACCCGATTCAACCAGTGCTTTTGCAGCTGCTTTGATTAAAAACTCTGGTGCATCCGTGCCTTTACCTGGGTTGATTTCATGCATATAAAGACACATCAAATTCCCAACATCGCTTAAGCTCATGTCTCTGCTCTCTTATTGCAAAAAGTATTCCTTAGCTAGTGCCAAATAATGCTCATAAGCTGTCCGATTTTTGTAAACAGCCGGGATGCGAGTAAATGCAGCGCTTGCAATATGCGCGTAACTGGGTATGTTAAAAATGTGGCGGCTTTGATTTGCCTGAGTATATTTAGGGTAAAAATATGGTGTTAGATCAATAGGATTAAGTGTATCGGTTTTGGCTTTGTTGATGATTTTATCTATCTCCTTTTGGGCGGTAAATATCTGAGCCTCGGTAATGGATTCACCGTTGTAAAAAATGGGGAGAGCAATAGGCCCTCCGTCATTCCTTTTAGTTTGAATTTCGGGAATAAAACGCTGAATGACAACAGCCGCGTTCTTTAGCGAAAACATGCTGTTGTGTTTGGTGGGAATTAAAACAACATCCGAGGCATACACAGCACTCTGGCTAAACAATCTCCAATTGGGTGGAGAATCAATCAAAATATAGTCATATTGATATTTTAGTGGCTCAATTACCTGCCTAAGTCTGCTTATCTTTATACGTTGCCGCAATTCCTCTTCACCAAGCTCCATCAGCTTTTGGTCGCTAGGGATAATATCAAATGCGACTGTACCTTTAGATGGTACTTGGAAATTCAACCTGAAGCTTAATCCAGGAGGAACCAATATACTCGCCTTATCTTCCAACCAGGAATATAGCACATCTTCTTTTGGTTTGAGAGCAAGAGAGTTAGTTAAATCCTGCTGGCTTGGGTCAAAATCAATTATTAATGTTTGTTTTCCCAAATATGCTAGCGTTGCAGCCAGATTGAGTGTTGTTGTAGTCTTTCCCACCCCACCTTTGTTGTTGTAAATGGCAACTGTAAGTGCCTTTTGTGGGGTGTCAACTTTAGCTTTGATGTCCTGCACAATCTCGTCAACATTGTCAGGTGTGATTTCCTGGCAAGGTAAACAAGGGTGGATAACCTTACCGTGTTTCCTAAACAGCTGTATATGGATTGAGTTGGTGATAATCCCCCACTGGACAGATTGACAGTTCGGCGCTAACAGGTAACGTTTAAGTTGGGAAACGGTAGACTTATACTGTGTGGAATTTTCACTTAAGTTAGTATCTCTGCCTTTTAACTCAATAAGCAGATAAGGGTTAGACTTGGTGTGGATAAAGATGTCTTTGTCAGTATCTCTTCTAACAGCATAGTCAACTTTATCAGTACCATTCCCAGTGGCAAAGTTGGGAATCGTTTCGGTGACATCGTACCCCAATGTTTTTAATAATTCCGGAATAAATATACTACCTATTGTTGCTTGCGGTGCATTGATTGGTAGGTAGAGCAAGGCTTTTAGAAGCTGGTTATATTCCATAGAATGAGTCTGCATACACAAACACGAAACCTTCAAATTTCAGGAGTTTTGCTTATAGTGTACTGAACTATTATGTTATTTGCGATCCTGAGTTTTCACAGTATGTGATTTCGGGTGATTTTTGTAACCTAAGCTTCCTTAGCATTATCCGATGTGTTGACATTTTTTTGTCATTCTCACCAATCACAATAAAAATTACAGGAGCTTAATTAAATACATGACTTAATCCAACTCCGAATTAATGACCCCCTTGAAGAGAAACCAAACAAATTCTTGGTTGAATGCAGCGCTATTATTCGCCCTAGTTTCACTACCTACTGCTTGTGCTTTGCAACCAAATCGCATAAACAATGTTGCCGAATCTTTCCCGAAAGCAGAGGCGAAAGAAAGCGATCGCAATAATGCAACTTATGCAGATGTGCAAGCTTTGGTGAATATGGGTGCGCGAGTTACTGGTACGCCAGTCATGGAAAAAGCAAGTGCTTACCTGATTGATGAGTACCGTAAGGCTGGCTATGTCACTGAGGTTCAGACTTTTGATTATCAAAAGTTTGTAGACTTAG
Encoded here:
- a CDS encoding undecaprenyl-diphosphate phosphatase, which translates into the protein MGTMFVGGMDFLLPVENYLMQTAGNAVAGEANLVGEIVQGFILGIVQGITEFLPISSTAHLIIFRDVLGWKATWSKAAVDGIQLGSVFAVVMYFWKDIRNILGGAWLAFQHKEWQRYEWKMFVGIAIGMFPALLGGLVLKILDVELESPLMIAAMSIMMATLLGLAEKFGSRKRGFEEVEIQDGIIVGLGQMIALLPGSSRSGSTLTTALFIGLQRETAARFSFLLGLPTLAIATLVQTKDVLEESHMFLPLIVGIISTFIFSYLSIAWLLKFLQRRSNWVFVWYRLGFGAAILGAIGAGVF
- a CDS encoding AAA family ATPase encodes the protein MQTHSMEYNQLLKALLYLPINAPQATIGSIFIPELLKTLGYDVTETIPNFATGNGTDKVDYAVRRDTDKDIFIHTKSNPYLLIELKGRDTNLSENSTQYKSTVSQLKRYLLAPNCQSVQWGIITNSIHIQLFRKHGKVIHPCLPCQEITPDNVDEIVQDIKAKVDTPQKALTVAIYNNKGGVGKTTTTLNLAATLAYLGKQTLIIDFDPSQQDLTNSLALKPKEDVLYSWLEDKASILVPPGLSFRLNFQVPSKGTVAFDIIPSDQKLMELGEEELRQRIKISRLRQVIEPLKYQYDYILIDSPPNWRLFSQSAVYASDVVLIPTKHNSMFSLKNAAVVIQRFIPEIQTKRNDGGPIALPIFYNGESITEAQIFTAQKEIDKIINKAKTDTLNPIDLTPYFYPKYTQANQSRHIFNIPSYAHIASAAFTRIPAVYKNRTAYEHYLALAKEYFLQ
- a CDS encoding DUF3120 domain-containing protein, producing the protein MAPPLPDAPWRVSTSLLLLSSYRQTWLVFAAAIFLVSVPVFIEAPLVRSLPWLSVALTGVWVWLSLLLMSRSVTYVWGDLLFGFSWSWLAGSIYWGWLRWEPLWHLPVESIGLPFAIWCLRRNWGKVGNWFYLGSLLGTVLTDVYFYLVDLMPHWRQIMRVEPELVSPILRNAVAQIQTPWGTAWALILALVLMAVGLLPLGTRRRYWYAFSGAVLSTILVDSLFLLAALLA
- a CDS encoding Rho termination factor N-terminal domain-containing protein gives rise to the protein MSLSDVGNLMCLYMHEINPGKGTDAPEFLIKAAAKALVESGSRNWVPVIVKEIGEDRYEVIGNSFIYAIAEEAGLERVWCIIADESEKTLELTRILTGESIPKVNLSTATRDEIQAALQYLIEKPNSELKGVNLAIATNRIDEAPRKYWKNLEPIATLKCGITKGKKLNALKEVFYLSPEQMPEAIADIKILNTLTVAQLKDMAKKRGISGYNKKKKQDLVEMLSV